TTTGGCTGCGCGTGTTGGCCGAGTCTTCGCAAGTATAATGCTCACAAGTTTGAGTTTAGATCCAAGATGTGTGTTTTCTTGGGCTATAGTCCTATGCACAAGGGCTACAAGTGTCTTGATAAATCCACGGGTCATATCTACATCTCCCGTGACGTCGTTTTTGATGAATCCGTGTTTCCGTATGCCACTCCTGGGGTTACGGTTGATATTCCCACTCTTCGTGAAGCTATTAATTTCCCTGTCACTGAACCGGCTACGAGTGATCATGTGCGTCAATATGACCTATCTTACCTGTCCACTAACCTGTCCTCTCCAGCTGTTGATCTTCCTGTGCAGAATACCGCGGTGGTCGACGTCTCTCCTCCGGCTATGGACGTGCATGTGCATGCCCCGGGAACCGCGCCCCACTCGGATGCTGCCACGTCACCGTCGGGTCTTCACGGCGTGGATGTTGCCGCGCCGCCTCCGGGTCACACTGGTACGGATGCGGTCACGTCTTCGGCGTGCCCTCCCTCGTCGCCTGCATCGTTTCCTGCATCGTCTCTCGGATCGCCTGCGTGTGGCGCGCCCACGCCACCGCCTTCAGCTCCATCGCCTGGCGGGCCGTCAGCTGAGCAGCCGGCTCCGGCGGCCTCACAGCCTGGCCATGGCATGGTCACTCGTCTGCGTGACAACACTCGTCGTGAGAAGCACTACACCGACGGCACTGTGCGGTACGATACTCGTCGCCGTGCTCTCTTTGCAGCGCCGGTGTCTCACCATGATGCTCTTCGTGAACCGGCGTGGCGCGCCGCAATGACGGATGAATTCACCGCTCTCGCTCAGACGAAGACCTGGACTCTGGTTCCTCGACCACCTGGCACTAATATTGTTGGCAGCAAGTGGGTGTTCAAAACCAAGCATCGTCCAGATGGTTCAGTTGAGAAGCACAAAGCTCGCCTGGTTGCTCGCGGGTTCACTCAACAGCACGGCATTGACTATGGTGATACTTTCAGTCCTGTTGTCAAACCAGCCACCATTCGCCTAGTTCTCTCTCTAGCTGTTTCTCGAGGCTGGACCCTTCGTCAGGTTGACGTCAGCAATGCTTTTCTCCATGGTTTTCTGACAGAAGATGTCTATATGCAGCAGCCCCCTGGTTTTGAGGATGTCCGTTTTCCCTCTCATGTATGCAAGTTGCAGCGTGCTATCTATGGTCTGAAGCAGTCCCCTCGTGCTTGGTATGCTCGCTTGAGTACTCGCCTTTTTCAGCTGGGGTTTCTTCCTTCCCGGGCTGATacatccttgttcatcttcaatcagcgTGGTGTTCAAGTTTTCATGTTGGTTTATGTTGACGACATTGTCATTGCTGGTTCCACTACTGCTGTTGTTGAGGGTCTTGTTCGCTCTCTGTCTGCCACTTTTCCTATCAAGGATCTTGGCGTTCTGGAATATTTCCTTGGATTGGAAGCGTCGTACAATTCAGGGGGCATGACACTTATGCAGCGCAAGTATGCGCTAGACTTGTTGCATCGGGTTAATATGGAGAATTGTAACCCCACTTCCACTCCGATGGTGCCCACTGAGCGGCTTGCTCGAGATAATCGGTGCACTTCTTGGTCCAGAGGATTCTTTCGTATATCGCAGTGTGGTTGGTAGTCTACAGTATTTGACTCTCACACGTCCAGATATATCTTTTGCTGTCAACAAGGTTTGCCAGTTCTTGTCTCAACCCACTGAAGTACATTGGGAGGCTGTAAAACGTATCCTTCGTTATGTCAAGGGAACATTGGATACAGGGCTTCGCATTAGGAGGTCACTGCAGCAGAGTGTTAGTATTTTTACTGATGCAGATTGGGCTGGAGATGTTGATGATCGACGCTCTACGAGTGGTTTTGCAGTGTTCGTGGGTCCGAACCTTATTTCATGGAGTTCGAAGAAGCAGCCCACGGTTTCCAGATCTAGCACTGAGGCAGAGTATAAGGCTCTTGCAAATGGAGCAGCCGAAGCTATGTGGGTTTGTTCATTGCTTCGAGAACTTGGTGTTACCCAGCGGCAAGCTCCGATTTTATGGTGTGATAATTTGGGTGCTACCTACCTAACGGCGAATCCAGTCTTCCATGCTAGGACCAAGCACATTGAGATTGATTTCCATTTTGTGCGAGAGCAGGTGGCTGATGGCGCTCTGGTGGTAAGGTTTATCTCTTCTAATGATCAGCTGGCTGACATCTTCACTAAGCCAGCGGCACGGCAGATGCTAGACCGATTTCGAACCAATCTAAACCTTGTATGTAATAGTAGTTTagattgagggggagtgttaagAGATCGGTCCACATACGTGTGTATTTGTATCGTATGTGCCTTGTATTGTAACCTGCCAAGTATATAAATAGAAGAGGTGGGGAGCACGTTGCTCCatccacgaaaaccctaaacgtGTGTTTTAACTACGGCGAGGGCCGGTACTGGATCGCCCTCTCAGCGGTATGCACGCACCAACCAGTCCTCCATCTCGTCGAATAATAATCCTTGAAATCTTCGTCGTGTGCCTGAAATCGCCTTGCCGGTCGTCGAATAGGGAAGGACGCTGGAGTGGGACGTGCTGATGAGGTGGCCGTTCGTGCGGAAGCTGGTGTACATGGTGGACACCTACGTGGTTTCGGTGCCGCAGAACCTGAGATACGCGGGGGCTATGAGCGTGACACTGGATGGGGAGCCGGTGACCATGTACACCGACCGGGGGCTCGCGCACGCCACGGGATGGCTCAAGGTCGGGGACTACCTCTACTACGGCTCGCTCGCTAGCTCCTACATCAGCAGGATCGACCTCACCAAATCATCCATCGAAGCCTAAGACGACGACCGTTTCATCGATCGATTATCTCTGCGTTCATGGTTTGTTTGAATGCTGAACCTCGTGGGCTGTTTTCTAAGTAAACAAGTAAACGACGACCCTCTTTCATCGATTATCTCTGTCGTAGCTCTTCTAAAAAAAATAAGCAAACCTACACACGGGAAAGTGTTGttaatatacatatatatatccgTAAATAAACTGCCACAACTAATTTGAAATGGAGTGAATACAAAAGGACGTGCCACAACATTTTGTTCTTTTTTTGAGATAACAGACACTTAATCAGCAGGGCGCCTTCAACTAGTCCATTAGTAATGGTAAACTTGTTTCTAGTTGTTTAGAACTGAATTTTTTTTCCATCGGACATAGGAAGATATATGATTCGCCaaaatattagtcactctaatgcaATCCCGCATGACATTAACCATCGGGCATGAGAAGATTGTATGATTGCAATCTCAGTTTAAATAATGATTCATAGTCGTCTCTATAATGGGTGAACAATTAAAACTTGTTTACACATGCGTTTGAATGGTTGGAGGAGCGGTGGGCTGCTAATCGGCTTCTAGAATAAACTCTATCTTGAAAGAATGAATGACGCCCTCAACAACACAACCTTGAATTGGATGACAGTAGCTTCCTAGAGAGAAAATTGAACGTTGCCCAGATGACCGTTTTATGCCGCTGATCCTGAAATCCACGATACGTAGAGCCTGTATTTTTATGATCTAGCGTTCAGCGTGTAGGAGAGGCAGGTGACTGCAAGATTTgtagctttttttttttgaacaatgcAAGAGCCTTGCATGTATTAAATTACAAGAGGGAAAAAGACCACAGAAGTGGTTAGAGTATACAGAACGACCAAGCTGTTCACACTGTTGATTGGTGGAGTTGTTGCACATATAACACAAAAAAAATACAAATTTGAGAGATATTTATACAATCTAAAATGGGACAACATAACGTTTGAAACCACAAATATTTGCAATATCTCAATAATAGTCTCAATGGTAACAAATATAGCAAAACATGTCTCATGGCACCTTGCAAGCTCCAAGTGTTTGATGGAACATTATAAGCTCCAAGTGTTTTATGATGTGTCGTCCTCGCTGAAACTCCAAGGTGGGTGTGGTTGCGACGGTGTAGACTAGGCatcgtggctgtgccgacggtcgGCGAAACGGTGATGAGTTGGATCCTCACCATCCAGCCCATGTCAATGATCTTGCCGTGGGACGGTGGTCAGCTCCTCCTACTCTGATAATGATGGACCTGGTTGAAAGTGCT
This Lolium perenne isolate Kyuss_39 chromosome 1, Kyuss_2.0, whole genome shotgun sequence DNA region includes the following protein-coding sequences:
- the LOC139832761 gene encoding protein STRICTOSIDINE SYNTHASE-LIKE 4-like encodes the protein MRWPFVRKLVYMVDTYVVSVPQNLRYAGAMSVTLDGEPVTMYTDRGLAHATGWLKVGDYLYYGSLASSYISRIDLTKSSIEA